One Anser cygnoides isolate HZ-2024a breed goose chromosome 4, Taihu_goose_T2T_genome, whole genome shotgun sequence genomic region harbors:
- the LOC106041911 gene encoding albumin, which yields MKWVTLISFIFLFSSATSRNLQRVARDADHKSEIAHRYNDLKEETFKAVAMITFAQYLQRCSYDGLSKLVKDVVDLAQKCVANEEAPECSKSLPSIFLDEICQVEKLRDSYGAMADCCAKTDPERNECFLSFKIPQPDFVQPYQRPASDVICKEYEDNRVSFLGHFIYSVARRNPFLYAPTILGVAADYEHALQSCCKESDVGACLDGKETTIREKVKKISVKQQYSCGILKKFGERIFQADKLAFLSQKYPKASFTEISKLIHDVKDVYKECCEGDMVECMDDRAELVNYMCSKHETFSSKIKDCCEKPIVERSQCIMEAEFDDKPEDLPSLVEKYIQDKEVCKSFEAGHDAFMSEFVYEYSRRHPEFSTQLILRIAKGYETLLEKCCKTDNPADCYANAQDQLNEHIKETQDVVKTNCDLLTTHGEADFLKALLIRYTKKMPQVSTETLLEIGKKMTGVGTKCCKLPEDKRLPCSEGYLSMVIQDMCRRQETSPINDNVSHCCSDSYAYRRPCFSAMGVDTKYVPPPFNPDMFNFDEKLCSAPAEERAIGQMKLLVNLIKRKPQMTEEQIKTIADGFTAMVDKCCKQSDIETCFGEEGANLIVQSRATLGIGA from the exons ATGAAGTGGGtaacattaatttcatttattttcctcttcagttcAGCGACGTCCAGGAATCTGCAAAGAGTTGCTCGAGATGCAG atCACAAGAGTGAGATTGCCCATCGCTACAATGATTTGAAGGAGGAGACATTTAAGGCAGT tgcCATGATTACATTTGCCCAGTATCTCCAGAGGTGTTCTTATGATGGACTGTCTAAGCTTGTGAAGGATGTTGTAGATCTGGCACAAAAGTGTGTGGCCAATGAAGAGGCTCCTGAGTGCTCAAAATCACTG CCCTCCATTTTCCTGGATGAAATCTGCCAAGTAGAAAAACTCCGTGACTCATACGGTGCAATGGCTGACTGCTGTGCTAAAactgatcctgaaagaaatgAGTGTTTCCTGTCATTTAAAATTCCCCAACCAGACTTCGTTCAGCCATACCAAAGACCAGCTTCTGATGTTATATGCAAGGAATATGAGGACAACAGAGTGTCATTTCTGGGACA tttcaTCTATTCTGTTGCAAGAAGAAACCCCTTCTTGTATGCCCCTACAATCCTTGGTGTGGCTGCTGATTATGAACATGCACTTCAGAGCTGTTGCAAAGAGAGCGATGTCGGTGCTTGCTTGGACGGCAAG GAAACTACCATAAGagaaaaagtcaagaaaataaGCGTGAAGCAGCAGTATTCTTGTGGAATCCTCAAGAAGTTTGGAGAGAGAATTTTCCAAGCAGA TAAACTTGCTTTCCTGAGTCAAAAATATCCCAAGGCTTCATTCACAGAAATCTCAAAACTTATCCATGATGTTAAGGATGTCTACAAAGAGTGCTGTGAAGGGGACATGGTGGAGTGCATGGATGACAGG gcAGAGCTTGTGAACTACATGTGCTCTAAACATGAGACTTTCTCAAGTAAAATCAAAGACTGCTGTGAGAAGCCCATTGTGGAACGAAGCCAGTGCATTATGGAAGCAGAATTTGATGACAAACCTGAAGATCTTCCTTCACTAGTTGAAAAATACATCCAAGATAAGGAAGTCTGTAAAAGCTTTGAGGCAGGCCATGATGCATTCATGTCAGA GTTTGTTTATGAATACTCACGAAGACACCCTGAGTTCTCCACACAGCTGATTCTGAGAATTGCTAAAGGATATGAAACACTCCTGGAAAAGTGCTGCAAAACCGACAACCCTGCTGACTGCTATGCAAATGCT CAAGATCAACTGAACGAACATATCAAAGAAACTCAGGATGTTGTAAAGACAAACTGTGATCTTCTCACTACCCATGGTGAGGCAGACTTCCTCAAGGC ATTGCTGATCCGCTACACTAAGAAAATGCCTCAGGTATCAACTGAGACCTTGCTtgaaattggaaagaaaatgacaggCGTTGGTACCAAGTGCTGCAAGCTTCCTGAAGACAAACGCCTACCTTGTTCTGAGGGTTAT CTGAGCATGGTGATTCAGGATATGTGCAGGAGACAGGAGACCTCACCTATAAATGACAATGTTTCACACTGCTGCAGTGACTCCTACGCTTACAGGAGACCATGTTTCAGTGCCATGGGAGTAGATACCAAATATGTTCCTCCACCATTTAATCCTGACATGTTCAACTTCGATGAAAAATTGTGCAGTGCTCCTGCTGAAGAACGGGCAATAGGCCAGATGAA attgCTTGTCAACCTCATTAAACGCAAGCCCCAGATGACAGAAGAACAAATAAAGACAATTGCTGATGGGTTCACTGCCATGGTAGACAAGTGCTGCAAGCAGTCAGATATCGAGACATGCTTTGGCGAAGAG GGTGCCAATCTAATAGTCCAGAGCAGAGCCACATTAGGAATTGGTGCTTAA